From Pseudothermotoga thermarum DSM 5069, a single genomic window includes:
- a CDS encoding extracellular solute-binding protein encodes MKRVLICLTLVAITLSAFAAKLLFWVAPNALQEAFWKSMVAEYKNVKPDVEIVVEVIPAAASSEEAILTALAAGRAPDFSENIFIGFAAQLVDIGAIIPFDEFGQDFWKLVEIRKMRNIVESWKINGKHYVFPIYSNPMLFWWRGDLLKELGYSKPPRTYSEVYEVSRKFTIPNERYGAQVIAGRNWWDRWFDFIMYYYAASNGKQYIDPVKRRAVYNDEYGMKVTTFIYEMFKNNYTAVDLGSNPFYMGTVLGKVTGPWEINWALETFPKVMEHVWISPPPVPDGFPENAPVYTFADTKGLVIYSHSKYKKEAFEFISWVFSRVESDKKWIEITKMPPAREDLATNPAFEEYMKDRFFKAYAEAVAYAVPPAPIDKTIDVQMAMTNYLIEPLMHLKSDPKEAIDKSVKEINKILF; translated from the coding sequence ATGAAGAGAGTACTTATTTGCTTAACTTTGGTAGCAATTACACTTTCAGCTTTTGCAGCAAAACTTTTGTTTTGGGTTGCACCAAATGCATTGCAGGAAGCATTTTGGAAATCGATGGTTGCCGAGTACAAAAATGTAAAGCCAGATGTTGAAATCGTCGTAGAGGTTATACCGGCTGCAGCAAGTTCGGAAGAAGCTATACTTACAGCTCTTGCAGCTGGAAGGGCCCCTGATTTCAGTGAGAACATTTTCATAGGTTTCGCCGCACAACTTGTTGACATTGGCGCAATAATTCCTTTCGATGAGTTTGGGCAAGATTTTTGGAAATTGGTCGAAATCAGAAAAATGCGAAACATCGTTGAAAGTTGGAAAATCAACGGGAAACATTATGTGTTTCCAATCTATTCGAATCCAATGTTATTCTGGTGGCGAGGAGACCTTTTGAAAGAGCTTGGTTACAGCAAGCCTCCAAGAACTTATTCCGAAGTTTACGAGGTCAGTAGGAAGTTCACTATCCCAAATGAAAGATATGGTGCACAGGTGATAGCAGGAAGAAACTGGTGGGATAGATGGTTCGATTTCATAATGTATTACTACGCTGCGTCCAATGGGAAACAATACATTGATCCTGTCAAAAGAAGGGCAGTATACAATGATGAATATGGGATGAAAGTAACTACATTCATCTACGAGATGTTCAAGAATAACTATACTGCAGTCGATCTTGGAAGCAACCCATTTTACATGGGAACTGTACTTGGAAAGGTTACAGGTCCATGGGAAATAAACTGGGCTCTTGAAACTTTCCCAAAGGTTATGGAGCACGTTTGGATATCACCACCCCCAGTTCCAGATGGTTTTCCAGAGAATGCACCTGTTTACACCTTTGCAGATACAAAAGGACTTGTGATATACAGCCATTCGAAATACAAAAAAGAGGCGTTTGAGTTCATCTCGTGGGTCTTTTCAAGAGTTGAAAGTGATAAGAAGTGGATTGAAATAACTAAAATGCCTCCAGCAAGAGAAGATCTTGCGACCAATCCAGCCTTCGAAGAGTATATGAAGGATAGGTTTTTCAAAGCTTACGCTGAAGCTGTCGCATACGCAGTACCTCCTGCTCCAATTGATAAAACCATAGATGTGCAAATGGCTATGACCAATTATTTGATAGAACCTTTGATGCATCTCAAAAGTGATCCAAAAGAAGCCATTGACAAATCTGTAAAAGAAATCAACAAGATACTGTTCTAA
- a CDS encoding carbohydrate ABC transporter permease — translation MSRTLKRKEVTFGWAMVGTYLAYTALFWGYPFIWMFVLTFSKWNFVSKIRFVGFQNFQRIFLDPTFWRIFLNTINFLAYLVPMTLIASLLYALALTKVKYLRSFVIFGFLVANVSSGVAYSIMFSNLFAVNGPVNRLIYSLFGVTVPWFSHPQLAIFSICLMIIWKFVGYYGLIIYAGLQAIPQSVIEAARIEGATERAIFMRITLPLLNPSLVTVTILVTTLTFGIFTEPYMITGGGPMQRTMTPLMYMYDTAFRRINPSYATVVAFMTALISFCLVMLIKRLLEKEVSFE, via the coding sequence ATGTCAAGAACGTTGAAAAGAAAAGAAGTAACATTCGGTTGGGCTATGGTTGGAACGTATTTGGCTTATACTGCTCTGTTTTGGGGCTACCCGTTTATCTGGATGTTTGTGTTGACTTTTTCTAAATGGAATTTTGTGAGCAAAATCAGATTTGTTGGTTTTCAAAACTTTCAGCGGATTTTTCTTGATCCAACATTTTGGAGAATTTTTCTTAACACAATTAATTTTCTCGCTTACCTAGTTCCGATGACTTTGATCGCATCGCTTTTGTACGCACTTGCGCTTACAAAGGTTAAATACTTAAGAAGTTTTGTAATATTTGGTTTTTTGGTTGCAAATGTTTCTTCGGGTGTTGCGTACTCAATTATGTTTTCCAATCTCTTTGCCGTTAACGGGCCTGTGAATAGGTTGATTTACTCTCTGTTTGGAGTTACAGTCCCCTGGTTCAGCCATCCACAACTTGCTATTTTTTCAATCTGTTTGATGATAATTTGGAAATTCGTTGGATATTATGGCTTAATTATCTATGCTGGATTGCAAGCTATCCCACAAAGTGTTATAGAAGCTGCAAGGATTGAAGGTGCCACGGAAAGAGCGATTTTCATGAGAATAACTCTACCTTTATTAAATCCTTCTTTGGTTACAGTAACAATTTTGGTGACGACTCTTACCTTTGGGATCTTTACAGAACCTTATATGATAACCGGTGGTGGTCCAATGCAAAGAACAATGACACCTTTGATGTATATGTACGACACTGCTTTTAGAAGGATCAATCCATCGTACGCAACGGTCGTAGCTTTTATGACAGCTTTGATCAGTTTTTGCTTGGTTATGTTGATCAAAAGACTTTTGGAAAAGGAAGTGAGTTTCGAGTGA
- a CDS encoding carbohydrate ABC transporter permease → MKRRKIIGMIINIIMILLAVFWIYPYVWLLLSSFKPVDQIFTRFIPTKLTLQHYKFIFVTSERLERPFVRALFNSIFISVTVTVLVIFTSSLVGYALSRISFKGAKITSNFILFQMLFPGFMFIVPLFALMRTLGFLDSYAALIFPSAMSAWGIFMFSQAFKTVPQDYIDAAKIDGANRFWIIFRVLLPLSRTTASIVSLFTFIGTWDNFLWPLMVIKTPSKMPLAVLLAVFNHQYAGYIGPVLAGAVLQTLPMLIIFWLLRDYFVKGIAFTLR, encoded by the coding sequence GTGAAAAGAAGAAAAATAATAGGGATGATTATAAATATTATCATGATCCTTTTGGCGGTTTTTTGGATCTATCCATACGTATGGCTTTTGCTCTCATCCTTTAAACCTGTTGATCAAATATTCACAAGGTTCATACCAACAAAGTTGACGTTGCAACATTACAAATTTATCTTTGTCACATCTGAAAGGCTTGAAAGGCCTTTTGTAAGAGCACTTTTTAATAGTATCTTTATATCAGTCACTGTCACGGTGCTTGTTATATTCACCTCATCTTTGGTAGGCTATGCTCTTTCTAGGATTAGTTTCAAAGGAGCCAAAATTACATCCAACTTTATACTTTTCCAAATGCTTTTTCCCGGTTTCATGTTCATCGTCCCTCTATTTGCCTTGATGAGAACTCTAGGTTTTTTGGATTCCTACGCTGCTCTTATTTTTCCAAGTGCCATGAGTGCTTGGGGAATTTTTATGTTCTCACAAGCTTTCAAAACAGTTCCGCAAGATTACATTGATGCCGCCAAAATAGATGGTGCGAACAGATTTTGGATCATTTTTAGGGTCTTGCTTCCTCTTTCAAGAACGACAGCATCCATAGTCAGCCTTTTCACTTTCATTGGAACTTGGGATAACTTCTTGTGGCCTTTGATGGTTATCAAAACGCCAAGTAAAATGCCTTTGGCTGTTTTGTTGGCTGTGTTCAACCATCAATATGCTGGATACATTGGACCTGTTTTAGCTGGCGCGGTGCTTCAAACGCTACCAATGTTAATAATATTCTGGTTGCTGAGGGATTACTTTGTGAAGGGAATAGCATTCACTCTAAGGTAG
- a CDS encoding glycoside hydrolase family 130 protein produces MELKLKRYSKNPILSPVPWHLWENKFVFNCGVIYDNGLFHMLYRAQGQDMVSRLGYAVSVDGVNFYRFDKPVLTPQNKWELYGVEDPRITKIGEEYYVLYTAYSPMGVRISMASTKNFLTWKRYGVVIPDIDNKDAALFPEKINGKYVMLHRIPPDIWLAFSDDLIHWGDFVSIAKPRQGYWDNLKIGAGAPPIKTPYGWLLLYHGVEDAPRPIYRLGFMLLDLNDPTKVLKRSEEPILEPEEEWEIFGGVPNVVFSDAMVQYKDQFYVYYGAADNHIALATISVEEVMEWCRKI; encoded by the coding sequence GTGGAGCTGAAACTAAAACGATATTCGAAAAACCCCATTTTAAGCCCTGTCCCTTGGCATCTTTGGGAAAACAAGTTCGTGTTCAACTGCGGTGTAATCTACGACAATGGACTGTTTCATATGCTTTATAGAGCTCAAGGCCAAGACATGGTGTCGCGCTTGGGATATGCAGTTAGTGTGGACGGGGTAAATTTTTACAGATTTGATAAACCAGTTCTCACCCCGCAAAACAAGTGGGAACTTTACGGTGTGGAAGATCCAAGAATAACAAAGATAGGCGAAGAGTATTATGTTCTTTACACCGCATATTCGCCAATGGGTGTAAGAATATCCATGGCTTCAACTAAAAACTTCTTGACATGGAAACGTTATGGAGTTGTTATACCCGATATTGACAATAAGGATGCAGCATTATTTCCAGAAAAAATCAACGGTAAATACGTGATGCTTCATAGGATACCACCGGATATATGGTTGGCTTTTTCTGATGATTTGATCCACTGGGGGGATTTTGTCTCAATCGCAAAACCAAGACAAGGTTATTGGGACAATTTAAAAATAGGAGCAGGTGCTCCTCCGATTAAAACACCGTACGGATGGTTGCTCTTGTACCATGGAGTTGAAGATGCCCCAAGACCTATATACAGGTTAGGTTTCATGTTGCTAGATTTGAACGATCCCACAAAAGTTTTGAAAAGAAGTGAGGAACCTATTTTAGAACCTGAAGAAGAATGGGAAATTTTTGGTGGGGTTCCCAACGTGGTCTTCAGCGACGCGATGGTTCAGTACAAAGATCAGTTCTACGTTTACTACGGTGCGGCAGACAACCACATAGCGCTTGCGACTATAAGTGTAGAAGAAGTCATGGAATGGTGTAGAAAGATTTAA
- a CDS encoding S9 family peptidase: MEKLKLEDFFNYKFISNLLFSPDSKFLGFVVHQMNPEENDYVSKIWMYDLEAKTLKQLTSFGKESSFIWLDEKTILFPTIREEKDKKRKETGEPFTVYYKISIDGGEAEKAFEIPLNVKQIEKIDQERFVLTAVYDPKTANFAHLDEKEKEKALKQLKEEKDYEVIDEIPFWANGRGFTNKKRIRLYIFDSSNASLLPITDELTNVEFFTLSQDGKKILFICNRFESKMPIRSDLYLYTIDDGKLLKLTHEDPFDYTYAFFLKNKIIFAGTNMKKYGINENPKFYLLDPETRQVELLTPDFDLSLYNSVNSDCRYGSSKNAKVDGDYLYFVTTEWSSSHLNRIDITGKIEKLTNKSGSVDGLDVQNGKIAFVGMRDLKLQEVYLLSKDEEIQLTFFNEWVVKERTLSKPERFTYNSKDGVLLEGWIMRPVDFDQSKKYPAILNIHGGPKTVYGEVFFHEMQVLANDGFVVIYTNPRGSDGRGNEFADIRGKYGTIDYDDLMTFVDEAIKRYLFIDEQRLGVSGGSYGGFMTNWIVGHTDRFKAAVSQRSIANWISKFATTDIGYFFVEDQHLATPWSDYEKLWWHSPMKYADKVKTPTLFIHSDEDYRCWLVEGIQMFTSLRYHGVEARLVIFKGENHELSRSGKPKHRLRRLQEIVSWFEKYLK, translated from the coding sequence ATGGAAAAGCTAAAGCTTGAAGACTTTTTCAATTACAAGTTCATCTCCAACCTTTTGTTTTCACCGGATTCAAAGTTTCTTGGTTTTGTTGTTCACCAGATGAATCCAGAGGAAAACGACTATGTCTCAAAAATTTGGATGTACGATCTTGAAGCCAAAACCTTAAAGCAACTCACCAGCTTCGGTAAAGAAAGTTCTTTCATTTGGCTCGACGAGAAAACAATTCTTTTTCCAACGATTCGTGAAGAAAAAGACAAGAAACGAAAGGAAACAGGTGAACCTTTCACGGTTTATTACAAAATAAGCATCGATGGTGGGGAAGCTGAAAAGGCTTTTGAAATTCCTTTGAACGTTAAGCAAATCGAGAAAATCGATCAAGAAAGATTTGTCTTAACGGCAGTTTACGATCCAAAAACAGCCAACTTTGCACATCTTGATGAGAAGGAAAAAGAAAAAGCTTTAAAGCAACTGAAGGAAGAAAAAGACTATGAAGTCATCGACGAAATTCCATTTTGGGCAAATGGAAGAGGATTTACCAACAAAAAGCGCATCAGACTTTATATTTTTGATTCATCCAACGCAAGTCTTTTGCCAATCACAGACGAACTTACAAACGTAGAATTTTTCACGTTAAGTCAGGATGGGAAAAAGATTTTGTTTATCTGCAATCGGTTCGAAAGCAAAATGCCTATTCGTTCGGATCTGTATTTGTACACCATCGATGATGGAAAACTTTTAAAGTTGACGCACGAAGATCCGTTTGATTATACTTATGCTTTCTTCTTGAAGAACAAGATAATTTTCGCGGGGACGAACATGAAAAAATACGGGATCAACGAAAATCCAAAATTTTACCTTTTGGATCCTGAAACCAGACAAGTTGAACTTTTAACGCCAGATTTTGATTTAAGCTTGTACAACAGTGTGAATTCCGATTGCCGTTATGGCTCAAGTAAAAACGCAAAAGTGGATGGAGATTACCTATACTTTGTGACAACCGAATGGAGCAGTTCTCATTTGAACAGAATCGATATCACCGGAAAGATTGAAAAGCTCACCAACAAAAGTGGCTCTGTCGATGGTTTGGATGTTCAAAACGGAAAAATAGCTTTTGTCGGTATGAGGGATCTTAAACTGCAGGAAGTTTATCTGCTTTCTAAGGATGAAGAAATTCAGCTGACTTTTTTCAACGAATGGGTTGTGAAGGAAAGAACTTTGTCCAAACCTGAAAGGTTTACGTACAATTCAAAAGATGGAGTATTACTTGAAGGTTGGATCATGCGACCAGTTGATTTTGATCAATCCAAGAAATACCCAGCGATATTGAACATCCACGGTGGACCGAAAACGGTTTACGGAGAAGTCTTTTTCCACGAAATGCAGGTATTGGCTAACGATGGGTTTGTCGTCATATACACCAATCCAAGGGGAAGCGATGGCAGAGGCAACGAGTTTGCCGATATTCGGGGAAAGTACGGAACAATTGATTACGACGATCTAATGACCTTCGTTGATGAAGCTATCAAAAGGTATCTTTTCATCGACGAGCAAAGACTTGGTGTTTCAGGTGGTTCATACGGTGGCTTTATGACAAATTGGATTGTTGGTCACACCGATAGGTTCAAAGCTGCCGTTTCGCAAAGAAGCATTGCAAACTGGATTTCAAAATTTGCTACAACGGATATAGGATACTTTTTCGTTGAAGATCAACATCTTGCAACGCCTTGGTCAGATTACGAAAAACTTTGGTGGCATTCGCCGATGAAATACGCCGACAAGGTGAAGACTCCAACGCTTTTCATTCATTCGGATGAAGACTATAGATGTTGGCTCGTCGAAGGGATACAAATGTTCACATCTTTAAGGTACCACGGGGTAGAAGCAAGATTGGTCATCTTCAAAGGTGAAAACCACGAGCTAAGCAGAAGTGGGAAACCCAAGCATAGGCTAAGAAGACTTCAAGAAATCGTAAGTTGGTTTGAAAAATACCTAAAATAA
- the mgtE gene encoding magnesium transporter, translating to MKVRLQIDIKKFIENKDFRTLKMLLADQEPAEILEMIEELPPDEKIVVFRLLPKDKAAIVFSELEADDQRALIELFKEEKLREIFLSMDPDDRAELLEEMPANVVNQLLSYLTPEERALTLSLLNYPENSAGRLTTPKCLELYENMTVKEALEKIRKEGKDKETVQVMPVIDRTRKLVGIVELQDLIFADPENLVSQVMNPEPVFVYATDDQEQVAQIMRKYDLFVVPVVDSEQRLIGIITIDDIVDVIDEEATEDIQKMSSVITIEESYFHTSLPKLVGKRLPWLVILLLLGTVSQGIIASFEELLAALPVIAAFMPAMIDSGGNIGSQISALIIRGMALGEIKPKDWWKVMVREFVVSTIIAFILAVVLFLRSMIATPSLNVSFAVAAALVVVTIYSNLLGASLPFIGKLIHVDPAIMAGPLLTTLVDISGIAVYFYTVKWILKM from the coding sequence ATGAAGGTGAGGCTCCAAATCGATATCAAGAAATTTATCGAGAACAAGGATTTTAGAACGTTGAAAATGTTACTTGCAGATCAAGAACCAGCGGAAATACTTGAAATGATAGAAGAACTTCCACCAGACGAGAAAATCGTCGTTTTTCGTTTATTACCTAAAGATAAAGCTGCCATTGTTTTCAGCGAATTGGAAGCAGATGATCAAAGAGCGTTGATAGAATTGTTCAAAGAGGAAAAACTTCGTGAAATATTCCTTTCCATGGATCCAGATGACAGAGCAGAGCTTTTGGAGGAAATGCCGGCAAACGTTGTCAACCAGCTTCTTTCTTACCTTACCCCTGAGGAAAGAGCTTTGACTTTGTCCTTACTCAACTATCCTGAGAATTCTGCAGGTCGTTTAACAACTCCGAAATGTCTTGAGCTTTACGAAAACATGACCGTTAAAGAAGCGCTTGAAAAAATCAGGAAGGAGGGTAAGGACAAAGAAACCGTTCAAGTAATGCCTGTAATAGATAGAACACGCAAGTTAGTAGGTATTGTTGAACTTCAAGATTTGATCTTTGCCGACCCAGAGAATCTTGTCAGCCAAGTCATGAATCCAGAACCGGTGTTTGTGTACGCAACGGATGATCAAGAGCAAGTGGCACAGATAATGAGAAAATACGACTTGTTTGTTGTACCGGTTGTGGACAGCGAGCAAAGATTGATTGGAATAATAACCATAGACGATATTGTTGATGTCATAGATGAAGAAGCAACTGAGGATATCCAAAAGATGAGTTCTGTTATCACAATAGAGGAATCGTATTTCCACACGAGTTTGCCTAAATTGGTTGGTAAAAGACTGCCGTGGCTTGTGATATTGCTTCTTTTGGGAACAGTGAGTCAAGGGATCATTGCAAGTTTTGAAGAACTTTTGGCAGCCTTGCCTGTAATAGCCGCTTTCATGCCTGCGATGATTGATTCTGGGGGAAACATTGGCTCGCAAATTTCTGCGTTGATCATTCGTGGAATGGCACTTGGGGAGATAAAACCAAAAGATTGGTGGAAAGTAATGGTTAGAGAATTTGTGGTTTCGACTATAATAGCATTCATTTTAGCCGTTGTTTTGTTCTTGAGATCTATGATAGCAACCCCTTCACTAAATGTAAGTTTTGCCGTTGCCGCCGCATTGGTTGTTGTGACGATATATTCAAATCTACTTGGAGCTTCGCTGCCATTCATAGGTAAACTGATACACGTTGACCCAGCTATAATGGCTGGACCGCTTTTAACAACTTTGGTTGATATCTCTGGAATTGCAGTATACTTTTACACTGTGAAATGGATACTTAAAATGTGA
- a CDS encoding L-threonylcarbamoyladenylate synthase: MTMILKVDAVEPNVSILQRAAKVIKEGGVVAFPTETVYGLGADCFNVVGVLKIFKVKNRPPDNPLIVHICELQQLYELVEQDTKIAEKVIEKFWPGPVTLIFKKSAKVPKEVTGGLETIAVRMPSHPVARLLIKLSGTPIAAPSANLSGRPSPTKAEHVVEDLYGLIDVIIDAGETPLGLESSIIDFSKDRPILLRPGPATIEELKQVIPDLEVPEFLLMLEKQPSRPLSPGMTYRHYSPNKPLILVYNEEQLDEVFAKYPNSVIICPEEYSHKFKNRRILVLGRLSEPFTIAQNLYNVLRSVDNLPVSAAIVLAMEPKGILFSVMNRLKKAASEVVE, encoded by the coding sequence ATGACGATGATTCTCAAAGTAGACGCTGTTGAGCCAAATGTAAGTATTCTTCAAAGAGCCGCAAAGGTTATAAAAGAAGGCGGTGTGGTCGCGTTCCCAACAGAGACCGTTTACGGCCTGGGTGCTGATTGTTTCAACGTAGTTGGAGTTTTGAAGATTTTCAAGGTGAAAAATCGCCCACCCGATAACCCTTTGATAGTTCATATCTGTGAACTTCAGCAACTTTATGAACTTGTAGAACAAGACACAAAAATTGCTGAAAAAGTCATCGAAAAATTCTGGCCTGGACCGGTGACCTTGATATTCAAAAAATCCGCAAAAGTACCAAAAGAAGTGACTGGTGGACTTGAAACCATTGCAGTTAGGATGCCAAGTCATCCGGTTGCAAGGCTGTTGATAAAGTTAAGTGGTACCCCAATAGCTGCCCCAAGTGCTAACCTTTCTGGAAGACCAAGTCCAACCAAAGCTGAACATGTCGTGGAAGATCTCTACGGGTTGATCGATGTAATAATAGACGCCGGCGAAACACCTCTTGGGCTCGAATCGTCCATCATCGATTTTTCAAAAGATCGTCCGATACTGCTTCGACCAGGGCCAGCAACGATTGAAGAACTTAAGCAAGTTATTCCCGATTTGGAGGTACCAGAATTTCTATTGATGTTGGAAAAACAACCATCCCGGCCTCTTTCACCTGGCATGACGTACAGGCATTATTCTCCAAACAAACCATTGATTCTTGTTTACAACGAAGAACAACTTGACGAAGTCTTTGCCAAGTATCCAAATTCGGTTATCATATGCCCTGAGGAGTACTCTCACAAATTCAAAAACCGAAGAATACTTGTTCTTGGTCGACTCAGTGAACCATTCACCATAGCGCAGAATTTGTACAACGTTCTTAGAAGTGTAGATAACTTGCCGGTTTCGGCGGCGATAGTTTTAGCCATGGAACCTAAGGGAATACTTTTCTCGGTCATGAACAGGTTGAAAAAAGCTGCCAGCGAGGTTGTCGAATAG
- a CDS encoding NADH-quinone oxidoreductase subunit NuoE family protein codes for MADVCTTGERLFKELDEYIESVGAKPDKLISILQKAQELFGYLSPEVQQHIADTLKIPASQVYGVVTFYNFFSTKPKGKIQIKVCLGTACYVKGADRILERFLEELQVKPEEPTKDGLFSVHPVRCLGACSMAPVILVGEKDFYGRLKPDMVPRIIAKYREGVK; via the coding sequence TTGGCAGATGTATGCACAACCGGTGAAAGACTCTTCAAAGAGCTGGATGAGTACATAGAATCCGTTGGAGCAAAGCCGGACAAATTGATCTCGATACTTCAAAAAGCCCAAGAGTTGTTTGGCTATCTTTCTCCTGAGGTTCAACAACACATTGCCGATACTTTGAAGATTCCTGCCTCTCAAGTGTACGGTGTTGTGACCTTTTACAATTTCTTCTCCACCAAGCCCAAGGGTAAGATTCAGATAAAAGTCTGCTTGGGCACGGCTTGCTACGTAAAAGGCGCAGATAGAATCTTGGAAAGATTTCTTGAAGAACTTCAAGTCAAACCAGAAGAACCTACCAAAGATGGTTTGTTCTCAGTTCACCCAGTTAGATGTCTAGGTGCGTGCAGCATGGCTCCTGTGATTTTGGTCGGGGAAAAAGATTTCTACGGAAGGCTTAAGCCTGACATGGTTCCGAGGATAATCGCAAAGTACAGGGAGGGTGTAAAATGA
- a CDS encoding (2Fe-2S) ferredoxin domain-containing protein: MSKIKSLEELMKIKEKALKELQLRDTGKRGKITVAMGTCGIAAGAKETLRAIVEALNENNITDIAVVQSGCMGLCEVEPTVEVRLEGQEPVVYGHVTPDNAKRIVKLHIMNNQVVTDLLVRRGEI, from the coding sequence ATGAGCAAAATCAAATCCCTTGAAGAATTGATGAAGATCAAGGAAAAGGCTTTAAAAGAACTTCAGCTCAGAGATACTGGTAAAAGAGGAAAAATAACCGTTGCAATGGGAACTTGTGGAATTGCCGCGGGAGCAAAAGAAACACTTAGGGCAATCGTTGAGGCTTTGAACGAAAACAACATTACAGACATCGCTGTGGTTCAGTCAGGTTGTATGGGACTTTGCGAGGTAGAGCCAACTGTTGAAGTGCGTTTGGAAGGTCAAGAACCTGTTGTCTACGGTCACGTTACTCCTGATAATGCCAAAAGGATTGTCAAACTTCACATAATGAACAACCAAGTTGTAACCGATCTTCTTGTAAGAAGAGGCGAAATCTAA